A genomic stretch from Harpia harpyja isolate bHarHar1 chromosome 20, bHarHar1 primary haplotype, whole genome shotgun sequence includes:
- the STING1 gene encoding stimulator of interferon genes protein has product MSQESWRPSHPTASLIPKARGGRAQRAVYLLLALCAAALYLAGEPLVPAARRLTVHLAALQIGALLKGTCYLAEEVFHLQSRHRGSFWRALSACFPLHWHGPMLLVCGSAYVALHDGDGQPLGLHLGLASLCQLLILALGLHKPSAVEMSEMSEKSKQNVAHGLAWSYYVGYLKIVLPRVKKSMEEFSRANPNVLACRETWKLHILVPLSCDICDDLEKADSNIQYLTDLTEITLTRAGTKKRVYKHSLYAIRDEDNKLWHCAVEYATPLQSLYAMSQDECAAFSREDRLEQAKLFYRTLEEILKGSKECAGTYRLIVYEESGEAETHFLSREILWHLRQQHHEYTVYEGNHPHAPSTTLNSTELNLQISKSDLPQPLRSGCF; this is encoded by the exons ATGTCTCAGGAATCGTGGCGGCCGAGCCACCCCACCGCCTCGCTCATCCCCAAGGCCCGTGGAGGGCGAGCGCAGCGTGCCGTGTACCTGCTCCTGGCTCTGTGCGCTGCAGCGCTGTACCTCGCCGGGGAGCCCCTCGTGCCCGCCGCCCGCAGACTCACCGTCCACTTGGCAGCCCTGCAGATCGGGGCGCTGCTCAAGGGCACCTGCTACCTCGCGGAGGAGGTCTTCCACCTCCAATCCAG GCACCGTGGCAGCTTCTGGAGGGCCCTGAGCGCCTGCTTCCCCCTGCACTGGCACGGGCCCATGCTGCTTGTCTGTGGCTCAGCCTACGTGGCTCTTCACGACGGAGATGGGCAGCCGCTCGGCCTCCACCTCGGCCTGGCCAGCTTGTGCCAGCTCCTCATCCTTGCTCTGGGGCTCCAC AAGCCCTCAGCAGTGGAAATGTCTGAGATGTCTGAGAAGTCCAAGCAGAATGTCGCTCATGGGCTTGCCTGGTCTTACTATGTTGGGTATCTAAAAATAGTCCTGCCAC GGGTGAAGAAGTCGATGGAGGAATTCAGCAGAGCCAACCCCAACGTGCTGGCATGCAGGGAGACCTGGAAGCTCCACATCTTGGTCCCTCTGAGCTGTGACATCTGTGATGACCTGGAGAAAGCTGACAGCAATATCCAGTACCTGACAGACCTCACTGAAATCACCCTGACCCGAGCTGGCACTAAAAAAAGGGTCTACAAACACAGCCTCTATGCAATCAGGGATGAAGACAACAAG ctctggcACTGTGCAGTGGAGTATGCCACCCCGCTGCAGTCCCTCTACGCCATGTCCCAGGATGAGTGTGCAGCCTTCAGCCGGGAGGACCGCCTGGAGCAGGCCAAGCTTTTCTACAGGACCTTGGAGGAGATCCTGAAAGGCTCCAAGGAGTGTGCGGGTACCTACCGGCTCATTGTGTACGAGG AGTCAGGAGAAGCAGAGACCCACTTCTTGTCCAGAGAGATCCTCTGGCACCTCCGGCAGCAGCATCACGAGTACACCGTGTACGAGGGGAACCACCCACACGCCCCATCCACAACCCTCAACTCGACAGAGCTCAACCTCCAGATAAGCAAGTCTGACCTGCCGCAGCCTCTGAGAAGTGGCTGCTTCTAA